Proteins encoded in a region of the Solanum dulcamara chromosome 9, daSolDulc1.2, whole genome shotgun sequence genome:
- the LOC129904451 gene encoding transcription termination factor MTERF4, chloroplastic, whose translation MTSLIIRRNQSLKTILRNPKDPFFKPTLKPYKNPQAPCTHFPRVLNQKTFSTHSSKFPEYEMPTVTWGVVQGRKEKLVSRVIICDYLKSIGIIPDELEELELPSTVEVMRERVEFLQKIGLTVDDINEYPLMLGCSVRKNIIPVLSYLEKIGLQRSKLGEFVKIYPQCLHASVIVELVPVIKFLRGLDVEKQDIGYVLMKYPELLGFKLEGTMSTSVAYLVSIGVNPRDVGPMVTQYPYFLGMRVGTTIKPIVDYLVSLGLPKKILARMLEKRAYLLGYDLEETVKPNVSCLLSFGLRKDTLPSVIAQFPQILGLPLKAKLSSQQYFFNLKLKIDPDGFAQVIEKMPQIVSLHQHVIMKPVEFLVGRGFSTADVAKMIVKCPQLVALQVGLMKNSFYFFKSDMGRPMGELLDFPDYFTYSLESRIKPRYQRLQSKGIRCSLAWFLNCSDQRFEERLYGDYIEPENSGPSFCMGGKLELPGNEIVSEEEDDSDDETLYRRTVSL comes from the coding sequence ATGACCTcattaataataagaagaaatcaATCCTTAAAAACAATCCTCAGAAACCCAAAAGACCCATTTTTTAAGCCAACCCTTAAACCCTACAAAAACCCTCAAGCCCCATGTACTCACTTCCCTAGGGTATTGAACCAAAAAACATTTTCGACCCATTCCTCTAAATTCCCAGAATATGAAATGCCAACAGTAACGTGGGGTGTAGTCCAAGGGCGTAAGGAAAAGTTGGTATCACGTGTAATAATCTGTGATTATTTGAAAAGTATAGGAATAATACCTGATGAATTAGAGGAGTTAGAATTACCCTCCACTGTAGAAGTTATGCGGGAACGTGTTGAGTTCTTGCAGAAAATTGGTCTGACAGTTGATGATATTAATGAATATCCTTTAATGCTTGGTTGTAGTGTGAGGAAAAACATAATTCCTGTTTTGTCATACTTGGAGAAAATTGGGCTTCAAAGGTCTAAGCTTGGTGAGTTTGTTAAGATTTACCCTCAATGTCTACATGCTAGTGTCATAGTGGAGCTTGTCCCGGTTATTAAATTTTTACGAGGTCTTGATGTTGAGAAACAAGATATTGGGTATGTTTTGATGAAATATCCTGAGTTGTTAGGGTTTAAACTTGAGGGAACAATGAGTACTTCAGTTGCTTACTTGGTTAGTATAGGGGTTAATCCGAGGGATGTAGGGCCAATGGTAACACAATATCCATATTTTCTTGGAATGAGAGTTGGGACGACGATTAAACCAATTGTGGATTATTTGGTTTCGTTGGGTTTGCCGAAGAAAATATTGGCGAGAATGTTGGAGAAGCGAGCATATTTACTTGGTTATGATCTTGAAGAGACGGTGAAACCAAATGTAAGTTGCTTACTTAGTTTTGGACTTAGGAAGGACACTTTGCCTTCTGTTATTGCACAATTTCCACAAATTCTTGGTTTGCCTTTGAAAGCTAAGCTGTCATCGCAACAATACTTCTTTAATTTAAAGCTTAAGATCGATCCTGATGGTTTTGCTCAAGTCATCGAGAAGATGCCCCAAATTGTCAGCCTACACCAGCATGTGATAATGAAACCTGTTGAGTTTCTTGTTGGACGGGGATTTTCAACAGCTGATGTGGCAAAGATGATTGTAAAATGTCCTCAGTTAGTTGCTTTGCAAGTTGGCCTcatgaaaaatagtttttacTTTTTCAAGAGCGATATGGGCAGGCCAATGGGTGAGCTTTTGGACTTTCCGGACTACTTCACATATAGCTTGGAGTCGAGGATCAAACCCAGGTACCAGAGGTTGCAGAGTAAGGGAATCAGATGTTCTTTGGCTTGGTTTCTCAATTGTAGTGACCAAAGATTTGAAGAGAGATTGTATGGTGATTATATAGAGCCTGAAAATTCTGGTCCGTCATTTTGTATGGGTGGTAAGTTAGAGCTACCAGGCAATGAGATTGTATCAGAAGAGGAAGATGACAGTGATGATGAAACACTATATAGACGCACTGTCTCTTTGTAG